In a genomic window of Chrysemys picta bellii isolate R12L10 chromosome 1, ASM1138683v2, whole genome shotgun sequence:
- the CDC42EP1 gene encoding cdc42 effector protein 1 — protein MSLGKLPVLGWVSGSHGKRRLKSELTPDMISPPLGDFRHTMHVGRGGDVFGDTSFLSNHGGTETAKANNFFARTLRHVRRTPLRNRGSGSKAEASPAPPDISPIIKNAVSLPQLNEGTYGGGSPAGKFAFKSTLNNVSDTHYAYGLESGFCTIPRAPRSEKARESSFPAEAELQRSDSLLSFRLDLGPSLMSELLQVISFTEAMDSSDKREEARALAGGQAASPFALHGEWVEAGVPRGSGTPNARCIEGNMAESLWGHSRQGASSPSGHLVHANGDARALEYAEEGPACAGSGHQSPAWGSAPAEEPGALPKDSLWQGHWNDCSMEAGEFHRAAQVLARHYSARGAHGSLEEEEEGPRESPVVGSYGADEAGWSHSEEEEEEEEAALSAVREEEATAAEGRSDSFEYADEEEEDDEVKV, from the exons ATGAGTCTTGGGAAGCTACCGGTGCTCGGCTGGGTGTCGGGCTCCCATGGCAAACGGCGGTTGAAATCGGAGCTGACACCGGACATGATCAGCCCACCACTGGGGGATTTCCGGCACACCATGCACGTGGGGCGTGGCGGGGACGTCTTCGGGGACACCTCCTTCCTCAGCAACCACGGTGGCACCGAGACGGCCAAAGCCAACAACTTCTTCGCCCGGACCCTGCGGCACGTGCGGAGGACGCCGCTGAGGAACCGGGGCAGCGGGAGCAAGGCCGAAGCCTCGCCCGCCCCCCCAGACATCTCGCCCATCATCAAGAACGCCGTGTCGCTGCCGCAGCTCAACGAGGGAACCTATGGGGGCGGCAGCCCGGCTGGGAAGTTCGCCTTCAAGAGCACTCTAAACAACGTGTCCGATACACACTATGCTTATG GGCTGGAGTCCGGGTTCTGCACCATCCCGCGTGCTCCGCGCTCAGAGAAGGCCCGGGAGAGCTCTTTCCCCGCAGAAGCAGAGCTCCAGCGCTCGGACTCCCTGCTGTCCTTCCGCCTGGACCTCGGGCCCTCCCTCATGAGCGAGCTCCTCCAGGTCATCAGCTTCACAGAAGCCATGGACAGCAGTGACAAGAGGGAGGAAGCCAGGGCCCTGGCTGGCGGCCAGGCTGCATCGCCCTTTGCCCTGCATGGCGAGTGGGTTGAGGCCGGGGTCCCTCGGGGATCAGGGACCCCCAATGCCAGGTGTATAGAGGGCAACATGGCAGAAAGCCTCTGGGGCCACTCCAGGCAGGGGGCCAGCTCCCCATCGGGACACTTGGTGCATGCCAATGGAGATGCTCGTGCCCTAGAGTATGCTGAGGAGGGGCCTGCCTGTGCTGGGAGCGGGcaccagagccctgcctggggcTCAGCACCCGCTGAGGAGCCGGGGGCGCTCCCGAAAGACAGCCTGTGGCAGGGGCACTGGAATGACTGCAGCATGGAGGCGGGAGAGTTCCACCgggctgcccaggtcctggctcgCCACTACAGCGCGAGAGGTGCACATGGCAgcctggaggaagaggaggaggggcccCGGGAGAGCCCGGTTGTCGGCTCGTATGGGGCGGACGAGGCTGGGTGGAGTcacagcgaggaggaggaggaggaagaggaggctgcGCTCTCAGCTGTGCGGGAGGAGGAGGCCACGGCTGCGGAGGGCCGCAGCGACTCCTTTGAGTATGCCgacgaggaggaagaggatgatgaAGTGAAGGTCTGA
- the LGALS2 gene encoding galectin-2 — MSEKFEILNLDVKAGSTLKIKGKVANDAENFVINLGKSPSELGLHFNPRFNESTIVCNSKCANCWQSEHRDKHLPFSRGSEVKFIVSFLGDKFKVKLPDGHEVEFPNRHGYDKISYLSVQGGFKVLSFKQE, encoded by the exons ATGTCT GAGAAATTTGAAATCTTGAACCTGGACGTGAAAGCAGGGAGCACCCTGAAGATAAAGGGCAAGGTCGCCAATGATGCTGAGAA CTTTGTGATTAACCTTGGCAAGAGCCCTAGTGAGCTGGGGCTGCACTTCAACCCTCGCTTCAACGAATCCACCATCgtctgcaactccaaatgtgccAACTGCTGGCAGTCGGAGCACCGCGACAAGCACCTGCCGTTCTCCCGGGGCTCGGAGGTCAAG TTTATCGTCAGCTTCCTGGGAGACAAGTTCAAGGTGAAGCTGCCGGACGGGCATGAGGTGGAATTCCCCAACCGGCACGGCTACGACAAGATCAGCTACCTGAGTGTGCAGGGCGGGTTCAAAGTCCTCTCCTTCAAACAAGAATGA